The following proteins are co-located in the Trichormus variabilis 0441 genome:
- a CDS encoding DUF4912 domain-containing protein: MAKERPPLEEMTLRQLRRVASEFSISRYSRMRKSQLLAAIQEVQRNKALLNPSRSLEAQETVEAAKFELGQEDRTGGSLADVDEGLADLPGGYGDSRIVLLPRDPQWAYAYWDIPNDHKEELRRQGGQQLALRIYDVTDVDLDYQSPHSIQEYPADELAREWYIPIPVSDRDYVLDIGYRAVDGRWLVLARSARVHIPPVYPSDWIEDVFISVNFEEDLRGKTLYELVPPAKKAPTVAAGANGSNPIYDHIFGLAESAEAQRVAGSLFGSQQHVAGSVRPEQAISSYIFPSGVGMWAVPTSSGLNMSGVGMSGVGFSASAIPVRPRQFWLIADAELIVYGATEPDATVTIGGRPIKLNPDGTFRFQMSFQDGLIDYPILAVAADGEQTRSIHMKFNRETPSRNTNTKEEAVVEWLS; the protein is encoded by the coding sequence ATGGCGAAAGAACGCCCACCGCTAGAAGAGATGACATTAAGGCAACTACGAAGAGTTGCCAGCGAATTCAGCATCTCTCGCTACAGCCGAATGCGTAAATCACAACTGCTGGCAGCAATTCAAGAAGTCCAGCGAAATAAAGCTTTGCTTAACCCATCTCGTTCACTGGAGGCACAGGAAACCGTGGAAGCCGCGAAATTTGAATTAGGACAAGAAGATCGTACTGGTGGCTCTCTGGCTGATGTTGATGAAGGACTAGCAGACCTACCTGGTGGTTATGGTGACAGCCGGATTGTCCTTCTACCACGCGATCCTCAGTGGGCTTATGCTTACTGGGATATTCCTAACGATCATAAAGAAGAGTTGCGCCGCCAAGGGGGACAACAACTAGCCCTGCGGATTTACGACGTTACCGACGTTGATCTAGATTACCAAAGCCCCCACAGCATCCAAGAATATCCTGCGGATGAACTAGCAAGAGAATGGTACATACCCATCCCTGTGAGCGATCGCGATTATGTACTCGATATCGGTTATCGTGCAGTAGATGGTCGCTGGTTAGTCTTAGCTCGTTCCGCCCGTGTCCACATTCCCCCAGTCTATCCTTCTGACTGGATTGAAGATGTGTTCATCAGCGTCAACTTTGAAGAAGACTTACGCGGTAAGACACTGTACGAATTGGTTCCCCCAGCGAAGAAAGCGCCCACTGTGGCTGCTGGTGCTAACGGCAGCAACCCCATCTACGACCACATCTTTGGCTTGGCAGAATCAGCCGAAGCTCAACGGGTTGCAGGCTCTCTGTTCGGTTCTCAGCAACACGTTGCTGGTTCCGTGCGTCCCGAACAAGCTATCAGTTCTTATATTTTCCCCTCTGGTGTAGGTATGTGGGCAGTTCCCACCTCCTCCGGCTTAAATATGTCCGGCGTGGGAATGTCCGGTGTCGGCTTCTCCGCTTCCGCCATCCCAGTACGTCCTCGCCAATTCTGGTTAATTGCTGATGCTGAGTTAATTGTTTACGGTGCAACCGAACCCGATGCTACTGTGACAATTGGCGGCCGTCCCATCAAACTGAATCCAGATGGTACATTCCGCTTCCAGATGTCCTTCCAAGATGGCTTAATCGACTATCCTATTTTGGCTGTGGCGGCTGATGGTGAGCAAACACGCTCAATTCACATGAAGTTTAACCGTGAAACCCCATCTCGCAACACCAACACCAAAGAAGAAGCTGTTGTAGAATGGCTCTCTTAA
- a CDS encoding AEC family transporter, with protein MTETLFQAYTPLILWIGLGLLIFRFLPTWLPQFLGRGLYWVGVPLELVALARKGSQNELGGAGSTPILASLITFLALLLGLVAALLVWWGWQQISPHLFQPDLSESVSRPWLDSSTKGSFLLAAVLGNTGFVGLAIAPFLIHADSLNWVVLFSITHNVIGPYGIGVLIASYFSHTKSNNRWWMQLWDLLTVPPLWAFLIGTLTQSIKLPDFVESGLQGSVDIVIACAFLLTGIRLAQLQRWQSFQLALIPTVLRVVITPLLVGLVTTVFLGLSGDRRLAMVLMSGMPSAFAGLILAEEYNLNRDLIASSIMLSTLLLLLILPLWIQVFG; from the coding sequence ATGACAGAAACTTTGTTTCAGGCTTATACACCCCTGATTCTGTGGATAGGTTTGGGTTTATTGATATTTAGATTTTTACCTACGTGGTTACCGCAATTCTTAGGTCGTGGTCTTTACTGGGTAGGAGTACCGTTGGAACTAGTGGCCTTGGCTCGTAAAGGTAGTCAGAATGAACTTGGTGGTGCTGGGAGTACTCCCATACTAGCATCATTAATTACCTTTTTGGCATTACTGCTGGGCTTAGTGGCCGCGTTGCTGGTGTGGTGGGGATGGCAACAAATCTCGCCTCATTTGTTTCAGCCTGACTTGAGTGAGTCGGTTTCTCGTCCTTGGCTGGACTCTTCCACTAAAGGTAGTTTTCTGCTGGCGGCTGTTTTAGGAAATACTGGTTTTGTGGGTTTGGCGATCGCACCATTTTTAATTCACGCTGATAGTCTGAATTGGGTTGTTCTCTTCAGTATTACCCACAATGTTATCGGCCCCTACGGTATAGGTGTATTAATCGCCAGCTACTTCAGCCATACCAAGTCTAATAATCGCTGGTGGATGCAGCTGTGGGATCTGCTGACTGTACCGCCTCTATGGGCGTTTCTCATTGGGACTCTCACCCAATCAATAAAGTTACCGGACTTTGTGGAATCGGGATTACAAGGTTCTGTTGATATTGTCATTGCTTGCGCTTTTCTCTTGACTGGTATTCGCTTGGCTCAATTACAAAGATGGCAAAGTTTCCAACTGGCACTGATCCCCACTGTGTTGAGGGTTGTGATTACACCCTTACTGGTAGGTTTAGTGACAACTGTATTTCTGGGTTTGTCAGGCGATCGCCGTTTAGCAATGGTGTTAATGTCGGGGATGCCCTCAGCCTTCGCTGGTCTCATTTTGGCGGAGGAGTACAATCTCAACCGTGATTTAATCGCCAGTAGCATCATGCTCTCAACTCTTCTATTACTGCTGATCCTGCCCTTGTGGATTCAAGTTTTTGGGTGA
- a CDS encoding IMS domain-containing protein, with translation MLITVQGKYAVRIPLDYYRILGLPLAASDEQLRQAYSDRIVQLPRREYSQAAIASRKQLIEEAYVVLSDPKERSSYDQLYLAHAYDPDNAATTKVAVENRGDSNNGHFDVQSLSIEISSEELIGALLILQELGEYELVLKLGRNYLGNQNGTASTRNGNHRTPEEFLDGSERPDILLTVALASLELGREQWQQGHYENAAVSLETGQEVLFSEGIFPSVQAEIQADLYKLRPYRILELLALPQEKTIERHQGLDLLQSILDDRGGIDGTGNDQSGLNIDDFLRFIQQLRHHLTVAEQHKLFDGESKRPSAVATYLAVYASIARGFTQRQPALIRHAKQMLMRLSKRQDVHLEQSLCALLLGQTEEATRVLELSQEYEALALIREKSQDSPDLLPGLCLYAEQWLQNEVFPHFRDLSRQQASLKDYFANQQVQAYLEALPNDAETTNEWAVINRQSFSQPSANSYSGGTPVTKRTPGKANRPGDASTRQMPQRSHPSEVNRQFYQNRTPDPELPETSNHRRPESSHFTTARENISPTAAYTDNYPPEIPVGRASRPVQPGVSSYTQSTPPRQTPKRRRRKKPPEVVNRGHSIHQQHQPSPSTLGRKTRLLWIVLGSLGGILVFWLIVSTTFGWLKNVLFPAPSLQGEQLSIQLSQPPLEIPDKNAQIQVPEEGLTEETAKKIIENWLATKAGALGAEHKIESLNEILTGSALSQWRLIALQDKADNRHREYSHSVKVDSISKSDIDPNRASVGATVRELTQFYENGQKGKSSDERLRVRYELIRQDDIWRIQRMSAAIN, from the coding sequence ATGTTGATCACGGTGCAGGGGAAGTACGCTGTGCGAATTCCGCTAGATTACTACCGAATTTTAGGGCTACCGTTAGCGGCAAGTGATGAACAACTGCGACAAGCATACAGCGATCGCATTGTCCAATTGCCGCGACGGGAATATTCTCAAGCAGCCATTGCTTCCCGTAAACAACTTATAGAAGAAGCTTACGTGGTTTTATCAGATCCAAAGGAACGCAGCAGTTATGACCAGCTGTATCTTGCTCACGCCTACGACCCAGACAACGCGGCTACGACCAAAGTGGCAGTGGAAAATCGTGGGGACAGCAACAATGGTCATTTCGATGTCCAAAGCCTAAGCATCGAAATTTCCTCCGAGGAATTAATTGGTGCTTTATTAATTTTGCAAGAGTTGGGAGAGTATGAACTCGTACTCAAGCTAGGTCGTAATTACTTAGGTAATCAAAACGGCACAGCGTCCACCAGAAATGGCAATCATCGCACACCTGAAGAATTTCTCGATGGTTCTGAACGTCCAGATATTCTCCTAACTGTTGCTTTGGCATCATTAGAATTAGGCCGGGAACAATGGCAACAAGGCCACTATGAAAACGCTGCTGTGTCTTTAGAAACTGGTCAAGAAGTGTTGTTTAGTGAAGGCATCTTCCCCAGCGTCCAGGCAGAAATTCAGGCTGATCTTTACAAATTGCGCCCTTATAGAATTTTAGAATTACTTGCCTTACCCCAAGAAAAAACCATTGAACGCCACCAAGGGCTGGATCTATTACAAAGCATCTTAGACGATCGCGGTGGCATTGATGGTACAGGCAATGATCAATCAGGCCTAAACATTGATGACTTCCTACGATTCATCCAGCAATTACGCCATCATTTAACAGTAGCTGAACAACATAAGTTGTTTGATGGTGAAAGTAAGCGCCCTTCGGCTGTGGCTACATACTTAGCTGTTTATGCTTCCATCGCCAGAGGATTCACCCAACGCCAGCCTGCTTTAATTCGTCATGCCAAGCAAATGCTGATGCGTTTGTCTAAGCGGCAAGATGTCCATTTAGAGCAGTCACTATGTGCGCTATTACTAGGGCAAACTGAAGAAGCCACACGAGTTTTAGAACTGAGCCAAGAATACGAAGCTTTAGCTTTAATTCGAGAAAAATCTCAAGATTCTCCCGATTTACTGCCTGGTTTGTGCTTATATGCCGAACAATGGCTGCAAAATGAAGTTTTTCCTCATTTCCGCGATTTGTCCAGACAGCAGGCTTCCCTGAAAGATTACTTTGCTAATCAACAAGTACAAGCGTACTTAGAAGCCTTGCCCAACGACGCGGAAACCACTAATGAATGGGCTGTAATTAATCGCCAATCTTTTTCCCAACCGAGCGCCAATTCTTACTCTGGAGGCACACCAGTCACCAAACGTACTCCAGGGAAGGCAAACAGGCCAGGAGATGCGTCTACAAGACAGATGCCGCAACGTAGTCATCCATCAGAAGTAAACCGACAATTTTATCAAAACAGAACTCCTGATCCCGAATTACCAGAAACCTCAAACCACAGAAGACCAGAGTCTTCACATTTTACAACCGCTAGAGAAAATATATCGCCCACAGCTGCTTACACTGACAATTATCCACCAGAGATCCCAGTGGGACGCGCCAGCAGACCTGTTCAGCCGGGGGTAAGTAGTTATACCCAATCGACCCCTCCACGGCAAACTCCTAAACGCAGAAGACGCAAGAAGCCACCGGAAGTTGTCAACAGAGGACACAGTATTCATCAGCAACACCAGCCTTCCCCTAGCACTCTAGGCCGGAAAACAAGATTACTTTGGATAGTCTTGGGTTCTTTAGGCGGGATATTAGTGTTCTGGCTGATAGTCTCAACGACTTTTGGCTGGTTAAAGAATGTACTCTTCCCAGCACCGTCTTTACAAGGTGAGCAATTATCGATTCAGCTTAGTCAACCACCTTTAGAGATTCCTGACAAAAATGCCCAGATACAAGTCCCAGAGGAGGGTCTTACAGAAGAAACAGCAAAGAAAATCATTGAAAATTGGTTAGCTACCAAAGCTGGTGCTTTAGGGGCTGAACATAAAATAGAGAGTTTAAACGAGATTTTAACTGGTTCAGCTCTATCTCAATGGCGATTAATTGCCTTGCAAGATAAAGCCGATAATCGTCACCGAGAGTACAGTCATAGTGTCAAGGTAGACTCCATCAGTAAATCTGACATAGATCCCAATCGTGCAAGTGTGGGGGCTACAGTCAGAGAGTTGACCCAATTTTATGAGAATGGGCAAAAAGGGAAGTCTTCTGACGAAAGATTGCGAGTGCGCTATGAATTGATTCGACAAGATGATATTTGGCGGATTCAGAGGATGTCAGCCGCTATAAATTAA
- the pdhA gene encoding pyruvate dehydrogenase (acetyl-transferring) E1 component subunit alpha gives MVQERTIPKFNTANAKITKEEGLLLYEDMTLGRFFEDKCAEMYYRGKMFGFVHLYNGQEAVSTGVIQAMRPGEDFVSSTYRDHVHALSAGVPAREVMAELFGKATGCSKGRGGSMHMFSAEHGLLGGYAFVAEGIPVAAGAAFQSKYRREVLGDPNADQVTACFFGDGAANNGQFFETLNMAALWKLPIIFVVENNKWAIGMAHDRATSDPEIYKKASVFNMVGVEVDGMDVLAVRAVAQEAVARARAGEGPTLIEALTYRFRGHSLADPDEMRSKAEKEFWFSRDPIKKLAAYLIEQNLADEAELKAIERKIQDVIDDAVKFAESSPEPDPSELYRFVFAEDE, from the coding sequence ATGGTTCAAGAACGCACAATACCTAAATTTAATACCGCCAACGCCAAAATCACCAAAGAAGAAGGATTGCTTTTATACGAAGACATGACTTTGGGGCGTTTTTTTGAAGACAAATGTGCCGAAATGTACTACAGGGGCAAAATGTTTGGTTTTGTCCACTTGTACAACGGACAAGAGGCAGTGTCTACTGGTGTCATTCAAGCGATGCGACCAGGGGAAGACTTTGTTAGCAGTACTTACCGCGACCACGTTCATGCTTTGAGTGCTGGAGTCCCTGCTAGAGAAGTCATGGCAGAGTTATTTGGCAAAGCCACAGGTTGCAGCAAAGGGCGCGGCGGTTCCATGCACATGTTTTCCGCCGAACATGGTTTGTTAGGTGGTTATGCTTTCGTAGCGGAAGGAATTCCTGTAGCAGCTGGTGCAGCTTTTCAAAGTAAATACCGCCGCGAAGTTTTGGGAGACCCCAACGCCGACCAAGTAACAGCTTGCTTCTTCGGTGATGGCGCTGCTAACAACGGGCAGTTCTTTGAAACTCTCAATATGGCTGCTTTGTGGAAACTGCCAATTATTTTCGTGGTAGAAAATAATAAGTGGGCTATTGGTATGGCTCACGACCGGGCAACTTCTGACCCAGAGATTTACAAAAAAGCCAGCGTCTTTAACATGGTTGGCGTAGAAGTAGATGGTATGGATGTGCTGGCGGTGCGTGCAGTGGCTCAAGAAGCTGTAGCCCGTGCGCGTGCGGGTGAAGGCCCGACTTTAATAGAAGCCCTAACCTACCGTTTCCGTGGTCACTCCTTGGCAGACCCAGACGAAATGCGTAGTAAAGCTGAGAAAGAATTTTGGTTTTCCCGTGACCCAATTAAGAAGCTAGCAGCTTATCTGATAGAGCAGAACTTGGCAGATGAGGCAGAACTCAAAGCCATCGAGCGCAAGATTCAGGACGTGATTGACGACGCGGTGAAGTTCGCGGAAAGTAGTCCTGAACCAGACCCTAGCGAATTGTATCGCTTTGTCTTCGCAGAAGACGAATAA
- a CDS encoding aldose 1-epimerase, which yields MFSIAIQQQQYKTYILSDETTGSQLEVVPERGGIITRWRVKGEEILYLDAERFTHPDLSVRGGVPILFPICGNLPDNSYTLNGQQYTLKQHGFARDLPWEVVEQTTKDTAALTLVLRSNEQTKAVYPFDFQLVFTYVLQGNTLEIRQEYQNLSSTQLPFSAGFHPYFLTGDKNQLEFDIPSQEYQDQQTKEVHPFNGNFDFNRDEMDFAFGHITSQSASVIDRNRQFKLTLDADDIFSMLVFWTLKGKEFYCLEPWSAPRNSLNTGEKLTVLEPGTSYKASVRLSASFF from the coding sequence GTGTTTAGTATTGCCATCCAACAGCAACAGTACAAAACCTATATCCTTTCTGATGAAACAACTGGCTCTCAACTGGAAGTTGTACCAGAACGTGGCGGTATTATTACCCGTTGGCGTGTGAAGGGAGAGGAAATTCTCTACCTAGACGCTGAACGTTTCACTCATCCAGATTTGAGCGTCAGAGGTGGAGTACCAATTTTATTTCCCATCTGCGGCAACTTACCGGATAATTCTTACACCCTCAACGGTCAGCAGTACACACTCAAACAACATGGGTTTGCCCGTGATTTGCCCTGGGAGGTAGTTGAGCAGACCACTAAGGACACTGCTGCACTGACGTTAGTTCTCCGCAGCAACGAACAGACAAAGGCGGTTTATCCTTTCGATTTCCAACTAGTATTCACTTACGTGCTACAAGGGAATACTCTAGAAATTCGCCAGGAATACCAAAATCTATCATCTACCCAATTGCCCTTCTCGGCTGGGTTCCATCCTTACTTCTTGACTGGGGATAAAAATCAACTGGAGTTCGACATTCCCTCCCAGGAATATCAAGACCAGCAAACAAAGGAAGTTCATCCCTTTAATGGCAATTTTGACTTTAACCGTGATGAAATGGATTTTGCGTTTGGTCACATCACCAGCCAGTCTGCTAGTGTAATCGACCGTAATCGGCAGTTTAAACTAACTTTGGATGCTGATGATATTTTTTCAATGTTGGTATTTTGGACGCTGAAGGGCAAAGAATTCTATTGTCTAGAACCTTGGAGCGCTCCTCGTAACTCCCTGAATACTGGTGAAAAGCTGACAGTGCTAGAGCCAGGCACTAGCTACAAAGCATCTGTAAGATTATCGGCAAGTTTTTTCTAA